A window of the Candidatus Binatus sp. genome harbors these coding sequences:
- a CDS encoding molybdenum cofactor guanylyltransferase: MDIKDNMRSEAGAIVLVGGRSSRMGVPKMSLDFGGAPLLTRIVTELKRRFDEIVIVAAPDLSPHPRVPIAGVKVIHDEEAFQGPLEALRRGLVALDHDIGFACSGDLALLNAYVADALVGMLEDFDAVIPEVGGKLQPLHAVYRKRCASAIESLAASGEKRLTASANAINARRVPEHELLALDPELRSFFNVNTPEDYALALNLAGFQQSS; this comes from the coding sequence TTGGACATCAAGGATAATATGCGCTCTGAGGCCGGCGCGATCGTGCTCGTCGGCGGCCGCAGCTCGCGGATGGGCGTGCCCAAGATGTCGCTGGATTTCGGCGGCGCTCCATTACTCACTCGAATAGTCACTGAGCTGAAACGGCGCTTCGATGAAATAGTCATTGTCGCGGCGCCCGACCTCTCGCCGCACCCGCGCGTTCCGATCGCCGGCGTCAAGGTCATCCACGATGAAGAGGCGTTCCAGGGTCCGCTCGAAGCGCTGCGGCGCGGCCTGGTCGCGCTCGACCACGATATCGGCTTCGCGTGTTCCGGCGATCTGGCGCTGCTGAATGCCTACGTCGCCGATGCGCTCGTCGGGATGCTCGAGGACTTCGACGCCGTGATTCCCGAGGTCGGCGGCAAGCTGCAACCGCTGCACGCCGTCTATCGCAAGCGATGCGCCAGTGCGATCGAATCGCTCGCCGCGAGCGGCGAGAAGCGCCTCACCGCCAGCGCCAACGCGATCAACGCGCGGCGCGTGCCCGAGCACGAACTGCTGGCGCTCGATCCGGAACTGCGGAGTTTCTTCAACGTCAACACGCCCGAGGACTACGCGCTCGCGCTGAACCTCGCCGGCTTCCAGCAATCATCGTAG
- a CDS encoding NAD(P)H-binding protein, with protein sequence MEQKTVAVAGGSGFIGRAIVRRMAATGGIKARVLTRNPDAVRLDSPNVEFARADIAEPASLAAALNGADAIVDAVQFEGYPVENPARGQTFERVDYGGVIALLAAAKQAGVAQFIYISGAAANEASSHPGFRAKGRAERAIRESGLSYTTFRPSLVYGPEDKVVSSLAKALKFAPIFGVPGTGRQKVQPVLVDDLAACVTLAIQGRGRNGTYEVGGPDLMTFDEMMRIIMNASGHRRPLFHIPEGLMRAIGGLAEKLPKPMLSRDAVTFVTADNACDIGPLREEFGINLTPARVGMAYLSKK encoded by the coding sequence ATGGAACAAAAGACCGTCGCGGTGGCCGGCGGCTCCGGATTTATCGGCCGCGCGATTGTGCGGCGAATGGCCGCCACCGGCGGAATCAAGGCGCGCGTGCTGACGCGCAATCCGGACGCGGTACGGCTCGATTCGCCGAACGTCGAATTTGCGCGCGCCGACATCGCCGAGCCCGCGAGCCTCGCCGCGGCGCTTAATGGCGCGGACGCAATCGTCGATGCGGTCCAGTTCGAAGGTTACCCGGTTGAAAATCCTGCGCGCGGACAAACTTTCGAGCGCGTCGATTATGGCGGCGTGATCGCTTTGCTCGCCGCGGCGAAGCAGGCGGGCGTCGCGCAGTTTATCTACATCAGCGGCGCCGCCGCGAATGAAGCCAGCTCGCATCCGGGCTTTCGCGCCAAGGGACGCGCCGAACGCGCGATCCGCGAGTCGGGCCTATCGTACACCACCTTCCGCCCGTCGCTGGTCTATGGTCCGGAAGACAAGGTCGTGAGCAGCCTCGCCAAGGCACTCAAGTTCGCGCCGATTTTTGGCGTGCCCGGCACCGGACGGCAAAAGGTTCAGCCCGTGCTGGTGGACGATTTGGCCGCCTGCGTGACGCTCGCAATCCAGGGACGCGGACGCAACGGCACTTACGAAGTCGGCGGCCCCGACCTGATGACCTTCGACGAGATGATGCGCATCATCATGAATGCGAGCGGGCATCGGAGACCGCTCTTCCACATTCCGGAGGGGCTGATGCGCGCGATCGGCGGGCTCGCGGAAAAACTGCCCAAGCCGATGCTCTCGCGCGACGCGGTCACCTTCGTCACCGCCGACAACGCGTGCGATATCGGACCGCTGCGCGAAGAATTCGGCATCAATCTTACGCCGGCGCGCGTCGGGATGGCTTACCTGTCGAAAAAGTAG
- a CDS encoding SDR family oxidoreductase — protein sequence MAESKTESKGPVLGYFRGKSVIVTGASSGIGHDVALAFGEQGAKVALLARRRLQLEELAKKIDKAGGQALALDCDVTDRARMKWAVEQVIESFGAIDILVNSAGLLITDEIEKLKPEDLRRMMDVNLFGALNAMQAVLPAMRKAKNGNIVNISSLAGRRGMSPLGGYSATKFALVGLTEALRVELFNTGIKVSLVMPGVIDTPMAHDAMKRDAFKGMPSMMAMPARWVTWAVLAAAAFGLTEVDVPPGAAVAEKLASLFPGLTDALLSVGTRIMQGAGAFMSGGKSESKPK from the coding sequence ATGGCCGAATCCAAAACGGAATCGAAGGGGCCCGTGCTCGGATATTTTCGCGGTAAATCGGTGATCGTGACTGGCGCCTCGAGCGGAATCGGGCACGACGTCGCGCTGGCATTCGGCGAGCAGGGCGCGAAGGTTGCGTTGCTCGCGCGCCGCCGACTGCAACTCGAAGAACTCGCCAAAAAGATCGATAAGGCCGGCGGCCAGGCGCTCGCGCTCGATTGCGACGTGACCGATCGCGCGCGGATGAAGTGGGCGGTCGAACAGGTGATCGAATCCTTCGGCGCGATCGATATCCTGGTCAACTCGGCGGGGCTGTTGATCACCGACGAAATCGAGAAACTCAAGCCGGAAGATCTGCGCCGCATGATGGACGTGAACCTGTTCGGCGCGCTCAACGCGATGCAGGCGGTGCTGCCGGCGATGCGCAAAGCGAAAAACGGCAACATCGTGAATATCTCGTCGCTCGCGGGACGCCGCGGGATGAGTCCGCTCGGCGGCTACAGCGCCACCAAGTTCGCGCTGGTCGGACTGACGGAGGCGCTCCGCGTCGAGTTGTTCAACACCGGAATCAAGGTGTCGCTGGTGATGCCCGGGGTGATCGATACGCCGATGGCGCACGACGCGATGAAGCGCGACGCGTTCAAGGGGATGCCCTCGATGATGGCGATGCCGGCGCGGTGGGTCACGTGGGCGGTGCTGGCGGCGGCGGCGTTCGGCTTGACGGAAGTGGACGTGCCGCCGGGTGCGGCGGTCGCAGAGAAGCTGGCGTCGCTGTTCCCCGGCCTGACCGACGCGTTGCTGAGCGTCGGCACCAGAATCATGCAGGGTGCGGGCGCATTCATGAGCGGGGGCAAGTCCGAATCGAAGCCGAAGTGA